The following coding sequences lie in one Thermosulfuriphilus ammonigenes genomic window:
- a CDS encoding molybdopterin-dependent oxidoreductase, with protein sequence MTTRRDFLKIAGLLVILGPDLADGRMRAGEGSLRRPALIIDQTRCLGCQACAVACYNQAPGAYRLRLALKEEGGYPQVRPVFEHLVCRQCRQPLCLPACPQGALEKRAGVVVVNEKRCRGLGHCLKACPYPGGLIIRGRRARKCSLCLDLVGQGLVPACVEVCPSGARIFGDLLNPSGALLGLLANKDVARALADHLQIKIPQGRFSPKIYSLWPKHQRRDLPLGGHHRLVHTVCLACNARCGLRVWAAGERVVKVEGNPYHPYNRRGRPIDYHTPLKEALRETASTCGKPQCDQDYLENPYRLRVPLKRNGPRGSGRFVPISWEQLIREVAEGGRLFAHLGEDRHVPGLREVLSDEPISPRAPELGPRRNQLVWITGRSQAGRKHFIKRFVCQAVGSTNYIGHTDICGLGFRMGNWAFTGQKEVELKADLWNARYILIFGSNIYAALQPGVNTAGATLAERAAKGDLKYVIIDPRAHEAVSQAHLWLPVRPGKDGALAMGIMHVLLKEGLYDREFLSLANQRAAAKKGRNVFSNATYLVITSPGHPAWGRFIRAKDIAPPPGNENDPLVVSASGRVVPASQTDRGLLEWQGEITLKDGSRVKVKTAFSILKEEVLSRSLSFYARESGVAASKIRQVAREFAEHAPQSAAFAYHGGGNYVGGTYASYAIALLNALVGNINLRGGYLPAGGGAGPWRKGRYDLRSFPGAIRPQGVKISRERAAYEKSREFKEKGYPSKLPWFAFTKGGLSASAMAGIEARYPYPIKILFTYFFNPVYSIPGGKRFEETLASPEKVPLHVSIDVTINESNIYADYIVPDVTYLEGHYGFLTPHAPGQKFTAVRTPVVAARTGQTDDGRPFCLETFLIDLAEYLKLPGFGPRAIADSRGGLHPLHQAEDFYLRGVVNLAEGLGIPPASPEERAYVEANYPVAAHRRILSSEEWARCCSILARGGVFLPPEAAFDEGGNLKRGIPQVFIWNEDLATSRNSLNGKPFWGTARYQSAHLADGRLVEEVDASYPLVLITHKLALHTQSRTICYRRALELLPEPRVLLNPQDARGLKSGQWVRLISASNPRGLKARVELSERVRPGCLVVPHHFGHWQHGASELEIERGQEALLGGKDLVFGSKVRADKSRARGISPNLLARLDETLDNLPLVDPLGGIPDFSSTRVAILKEERP encoded by the coding sequence ATGACCACGAGACGAGATTTTCTGAAGATTGCCGGGCTTTTGGTAATTTTAGGGCCGGATCTGGCAGATGGCAGGATGCGGGCCGGAGAGGGCTCCCTGAGAAGGCCGGCGCTCATTATCGATCAGACCAGGTGTCTTGGGTGTCAGGCCTGTGCCGTTGCCTGCTACAATCAGGCCCCGGGGGCCTATCGCTTACGGCTGGCCTTAAAGGAAGAAGGAGGCTATCCCCAGGTAAGGCCGGTCTTTGAGCATCTTGTCTGTCGTCAGTGCCGTCAACCCTTATGCCTGCCGGCCTGCCCCCAGGGGGCCCTTGAAAAAAGGGCCGGCGTTGTGGTGGTTAATGAGAAACGCTGTCGAGGTCTGGGCCACTGTCTTAAGGCCTGTCCTTATCCAGGGGGGCTAATCATAAGGGGCAGGAGGGCCCGGAAATGTTCTCTCTGTCTTGATCTGGTAGGTCAGGGTCTTGTTCCGGCCTGTGTCGAGGTCTGCCCCTCGGGAGCCCGGATATTTGGTGATCTCCTCAATCCCTCAGGGGCTTTACTCGGCCTTCTGGCCAACAAAGACGTCGCCCGGGCCCTGGCTGATCACCTCCAGATAAAGATCCCTCAGGGCCGGTTTTCGCCAAAGATCTACTCCCTGTGGCCCAAACACCAAAGGCGCGATCTTCCCCTTGGTGGTCATCACCGTCTGGTCCATACCGTCTGTTTGGCCTGCAATGCCCGGTGTGGTCTCAGAGTCTGGGCCGCTGGAGAGAGGGTGGTCAAGGTTGAGGGTAACCCATACCATCCTTACAACCGTCGAGGTCGGCCCATTGACTACCACACTCCCCTTAAAGAAGCCCTTCGGGAGACGGCCAGCACCTGTGGCAAACCCCAGTGTGATCAGGATTACCTAGAAAATCCTTATCGGCTCCGGGTTCCCCTTAAACGCAACGGGCCTCGGGGTTCGGGGCGCTTTGTACCCATCTCCTGGGAGCAGCTCATCCGCGAAGTGGCCGAAGGGGGGCGGCTCTTTGCCCACCTTGGGGAAGATCGCCATGTTCCTGGCTTAAGAGAGGTACTCAGCGACGAGCCAATTTCCCCACGAGCCCCCGAACTTGGGCCGCGTCGGAACCAGCTGGTCTGGATTACGGGACGTTCTCAGGCCGGTCGGAAGCACTTTATCAAACGTTTCGTTTGTCAGGCTGTGGGATCAACCAACTATATCGGCCACACCGACATCTGTGGTCTGGGGTTTCGTATGGGAAACTGGGCCTTTACCGGCCAGAAGGAGGTAGAGCTTAAGGCCGATCTCTGGAATGCTCGCTATATTCTCATCTTTGGCTCCAACATTTATGCCGCCCTTCAGCCGGGGGTCAACACCGCCGGGGCCACCCTGGCCGAAAGGGCGGCCAAGGGAGATCTCAAGTATGTAATTATCGACCCCCGGGCCCATGAGGCCGTGTCCCAGGCCCACCTTTGGTTACCGGTGCGGCCCGGGAAAGACGGAGCCCTGGCCATGGGGATCATGCACGTTCTCCTCAAAGAGGGGCTCTATGACCGGGAGTTCCTCTCTCTGGCAAACCAAAGAGCCGCCGCTAAAAAGGGGCGTAATGTCTTTAGCAATGCCACTTATTTGGTGATCACCAGCCCGGGGCACCCGGCCTGGGGGCGCTTCATAAGGGCCAAAGATATCGCCCCGCCCCCGGGAAATGAGAATGACCCGCTGGTGGTCTCGGCCTCCGGAAGGGTGGTTCCGGCCAGCCAAACTGACCGTGGCCTTCTTGAGTGGCAGGGAGAGATAACCCTTAAGGACGGCTCGCGGGTAAAGGTCAAGACAGCCTTTTCTATCCTCAAAGAGGAGGTCCTCTCCCGGAGTCTTTCTTTCTATGCCCGAGAGTCTGGGGTGGCCGCTTCAAAGATTCGCCAGGTGGCCCGGGAGTTTGCAGAGCATGCTCCTCAGAGTGCGGCTTTTGCCTACCACGGCGGGGGAAATTACGTTGGAGGCACCTACGCCAGCTACGCCATTGCCCTTCTTAATGCCCTGGTGGGCAACATCAACCTTCGGGGCGGCTATCTTCCGGCCGGCGGGGGTGCTGGCCCCTGGCGGAAGGGTCGATATGATCTCCGAAGCTTTCCCGGAGCCATAAGACCTCAAGGGGTAAAGATCTCCAGGGAGCGGGCCGCTTATGAGAAAAGTCGCGAATTCAAAGAGAAGGGGTATCCCTCTAAGCTGCCCTGGTTTGCCTTTACCAAGGGAGGGCTTTCTGCTTCGGCCATGGCCGGCATTGAGGCCCGGTATCCTTACCCTATAAAGATTCTCTTTACCTACTTCTTTAATCCCGTCTACAGCATTCCCGGGGGGAAACGCTTTGAGGAGACCCTAGCCAGCCCGGAAAAGGTCCCTCTTCACGTTTCTATTGACGTAACCATCAACGAGAGCAACATCTACGCCGACTATATTGTCCCTGATGTTACCTATCTTGAAGGACACTATGGGTTTCTGACCCCTCACGCCCCGGGCCAGAAATTTACCGCTGTGAGGACGCCGGTGGTGGCTGCCCGCACGGGCCAAACGGACGATGGTCGTCCCTTCTGTCTGGAGACCTTCCTCATTGACTTGGCCGAATACCTGAAACTTCCGGGCTTTGGGCCCCGAGCCATTGCCGACTCCAGGGGAGGGCTCCATCCCCTACACCAGGCCGAAGACTTCTACCTCCGGGGAGTGGTCAATCTGGCCGAGGGTCTGGGAATCCCCCCGGCCTCTCCTGAGGAGAGGGCCTACGTGGAGGCCAATTATCCTGTGGCTGCCCACCGCCGGATACTCAGCTCCGAAGAGTGGGCACGGTGTTGCAGTATTTTGGCCCGCGGTGGGGTCTTTTTGCCCCCGGAGGCTGCCTTCGATGAAGGGGGCAATCTCAAAAGGGGCATTCCCCAGGTCTTTATCTGGAACGAAGATCTGGCCACCAGCCGCAACAGCTTAAATGGCAAACCCTTCTGGGGAACAGCCAGATATCAGTCGGCCCATCTGGCTGATGGCCGCCTGGTGGAGGAGGTTGATGCCTCCTATCCTCTGGTCCTTATCACCCACAAACTGGCCCTTCACACCCAGTCCCGAACCATCTGTTATCGCCGGGCCCTTGAACTTTTACCTGAGCCCAGAGTCCTCCTTAACCCTCAAGACGCCCGGGGGCTTAAATCCGGGCAATGGGTGAGGTTGATCTCGGCCTCAAATCCTCGGGGCCTTAAGGCCCGGGTGGAGCTCTCCGAGAGGGTTCGCCCCGGGTGTCTGGTCGTGCCCCATCATTTCGGCCACTGGCAACACGGGGCCTCGGAGCTTGAGATTGAACGCGGCCAGGAGGCCCTCCTGGGGGGCAAAGAC